In Halobaculum sp. XH14, a single genomic region encodes these proteins:
- a CDS encoding 50S ribosomal protein L39e, producing MTKKSKAKKKRLGKLERQNSRVPAWVMMKTDMDVTRNPKRRHWRRSDTDE from the coding sequence ATGACCAAGAAATCGAAGGCGAAGAAGAAGCGCCTGGGCAAACTGGAGCGGCAGAACAGCCGCGTCCCGGCCTGGGTGATGATGAAGACCGACATGGACGTCACGCGCAACCCGAAGCGTCGCCACTGGCGGCGAAGCGACACGGACGAGTAA
- a CDS encoding 50S ribosomal protein L31e — protein sequence MSANDFEERVVTVPLRDAKQAPKQERGDRAMSLIRDHLAQHFSVEADEVRLDPAVNETVWERGRQNPPSKLRVRAARFDEDGEVVVEAEPA from the coding sequence ATGAGCGCGAACGACTTCGAGGAGCGGGTCGTCACCGTCCCGCTCCGCGACGCCAAGCAGGCACCCAAGCAGGAGCGGGGCGACCGCGCGATGTCGCTCATCCGCGACCACCTCGCACAGCACTTCTCGGTCGAGGCGGACGAGGTCCGACTCGACCCCGCCGTGAACGAGACCGTCTGGGAGCGCGGGCGCCAGAACCCGCCGAGCAAACTCCGCGTCCGCGCGGCCCGCTTCGACGAGGACGGCGAGGTCGTCGTCGAGGCAGAGCCGGCCTGA
- a CDS encoding translation initiation factor IF-6: protein MLRVSFEGSSYVGVYAHVSTGCLLVRPDADADLVDSLAGEFGVPAITTTVGGSGTVGALTAGNENGTLVSRQATDREIETIREATDGAVARLPGKLNAAGNVVLANDTGAWVHPDLTDDALAVVADTLDVPVERGSLADVNTVGTAAVANNTGVLCHPQSGEEELEAVEEHLDVYADLGTVNYGAPLVGSGLLANDDGYVIGEDTTGPELGRIEDTLGFIE from the coding sequence GTGCTCCGCGTCTCCTTCGAAGGATCGTCGTACGTCGGCGTCTACGCACACGTCTCGACCGGCTGTCTGCTCGTGCGCCCGGACGCCGACGCGGACCTGGTCGACTCGCTGGCCGGGGAGTTCGGCGTCCCCGCGATCACCACCACGGTCGGCGGCTCGGGCACCGTCGGCGCGCTGACCGCGGGCAACGAGAACGGCACGCTCGTCTCCCGGCAGGCGACCGACCGCGAGATCGAGACCATCCGCGAGGCGACCGACGGCGCCGTCGCGCGCCTCCCCGGGAAGCTCAACGCCGCCGGCAACGTCGTGCTGGCGAACGACACCGGCGCGTGGGTCCACCCGGACCTGACCGACGACGCGCTCGCGGTCGTCGCCGACACCCTCGACGTGCCCGTCGAGCGCGGCTCGCTCGCGGACGTGAACACCGTCGGCACCGCCGCGGTGGCGAACAACACCGGGGTGCTCTGTCACCCGCAGTCCGGCGAGGAGGAACTCGAGGCCGTCGAGGAGCACCTCGACGTGTACGCCGATCTGGGCACCGTGAACTACGGCGCGCCGCTGGTCGGGTCGGGGCTGCTCGCCAACGACGACGGCTACGTCATCGGCGAGGACACGACGGGACCGGAGCTGGGTCGGATCGAGGACACGCTCGGGTTCATCGAGTAG
- a CDS encoding SDR family oxidoreductase, translating to MEFDIEGNAALVTASSSGLGKASATALAREGVDVVLNGRDEERLAAAVEEVEAEAAGDARVVGQPADLTDAAEVAALVERTVEEFGGLDHLVTSAGGPPSGPFLDTTDEDWYHAYDLLVMSVVRLVREAADPLRADGGGTVVTITSRSVKEAIDNLVLSNAVRMSVVGLEKTLSRELAPEVRANAVLPGSHETSRIENLMEAAVERGEYGSYEEALAARGEEVPLGRIGDPIELGNTVAFLSSPRSGFINGVAVPIDGGSGASNL from the coding sequence ATGGAGTTCGACATCGAGGGGAACGCGGCGCTGGTGACCGCCTCCAGCAGCGGCCTCGGGAAGGCGAGCGCGACGGCACTGGCCCGCGAGGGGGTCGACGTCGTGTTGAACGGTCGCGACGAGGAGCGCCTGGCGGCGGCCGTCGAGGAGGTCGAGGCCGAGGCCGCCGGGGACGCGCGGGTCGTCGGCCAGCCAGCGGATCTGACCGACGCGGCCGAGGTCGCGGCGCTCGTCGAGCGAACGGTCGAGGAGTTCGGCGGGCTGGACCACCTGGTGACGAGCGCCGGCGGCCCGCCGAGCGGTCCGTTCCTCGACACGACCGACGAGGACTGGTACCACGCGTACGACCTGCTCGTCATGAGCGTCGTCCGCCTGGTCCGCGAGGCGGCCGACCCGCTGCGCGCGGACGGCGGCGGCACCGTCGTCACCATCACCTCCCGGAGCGTGAAGGAAGCCATCGACAACCTCGTGCTCTCGAACGCCGTGCGGATGAGCGTCGTCGGCCTGGAGAAGACGCTCTCGCGGGAACTCGCCCCGGAGGTCCGGGCGAACGCGGTCCTCCCCGGGTCCCACGAGACCTCGCGCATCGAGAACCTGATGGAGGCCGCCGTCGAGCGCGGCGAGTACGGCTCCTACGAGGAAGCGCTCGCGGCCCGCGGCGAGGAGGTCCCGCTGGGCCGCATCGGCGACCCGATCGAACTCGGCAACACCGTGGCGTTCCTCTCCTCGCCCCGGTCCGGATTCATCAACGGCGTGGCGGTCCCCATCGACGGCGGCTCGGGCGCGTCGAACCTCTGA
- a CDS encoding DUF7344 domain-containing protein — MSETSRAIPADGRTGHATDASFAAEPSLIEAAAVPRRRRVLSTLLIHDELTQTELADRVAAREGGEPIGDVPPDRRRRVRASLHHVHLPRLADDGLVVREDDGEERLARPASDLDVDLAFDVLKAAASADWSGSVARTLAADGRRRDVVGILREGEGDRALDGLARDVVLREGGCDERSTADGSDAAPPADAVSSAALTLHHSHLPKLDDAGVVEYDPDERRVSLETVPPVYETLVGDDAGE, encoded by the coding sequence ATGAGTGAGACATCACGTGCGATCCCCGCCGACGGTCGAACGGGTCACGCGACCGACGCGTCGTTCGCGGCGGAGCCATCACTCATCGAGGCGGCGGCGGTCCCCCGCCGCCGCCGCGTCCTGTCGACGCTGCTGATCCACGACGAACTCACGCAGACCGAACTCGCGGATCGGGTCGCGGCGCGAGAGGGGGGAGAACCGATCGGCGACGTGCCGCCCGACCGTCGCCGTCGGGTCCGGGCGTCGCTCCATCACGTCCACCTGCCGAGGCTCGCCGACGACGGCCTGGTCGTCCGGGAGGACGACGGCGAGGAGCGGCTCGCCCGGCCGGCCTCGGACCTGGACGTGGACCTCGCGTTCGACGTCCTGAAGGCGGCCGCGTCTGCCGACTGGTCCGGGTCGGTCGCCAGGACGCTGGCCGCCGACGGCCGGCGTCGGGACGTCGTCGGAATCCTCCGCGAGGGCGAGGGGGACCGGGCGCTCGACGGGCTCGCCCGCGACGTCGTTCTGCGGGAGGGCGGATGCGACGAGCGTTCGACGGCCGACGGGAGCGACGCGGCTCCCCCTGCGGACGCCGTCTCGTCCGCCGCGCTCACGCTCCACCACTCGCACCTGCCGAAGCTCGACGACGCCGGCGTCGTGGAGTACGACCCGGACGAGCGGCGCGTCTCGCTCGAAACCGTGCCACCGGTCTACGAGACGCTCGTCGGGGACGACGCCGGGGAGTGA
- a CDS encoding bacterio-opsin activator domain-containing protein produces MMDEDGPLQLLLIEDNPGDARYITALLEEATELSARLGTREADGGQAMAAGETSPTIHHETRLADGLERLAGTDVDVVLLDLDLPDSEGLETLSSVLERGDAPVVVLTGLRDRERGIRALRRGADEYLVKDEVNSDVLIRSVYHAIERHTQQRELKRYEVLIEESTDVNAVIDPDGTIQYVTPSVESVLGYAPGELIGTDGLGYVHPDDREGATAALDRVVETDESPTVEFRFEHRDGSWVVLEVRGRDLRGESDIDGIVLYTRDVTARKRREEQLATQREELAALNQLNAIVQEITHTVIESTTREELETAVCQSLARSDSYSFAWIGEVDPASEEVLVRTEAGVEGYLDCVDISVDEGPRGRGPTGRAVRTGTIQVARNIPENPDYEPWRDHAEAHGVGSSAAIPFSHDGTLYGVLNVYTERRHAFGDDERAVIGQLGEVVGHAVMAIERKQALTSEEVIEVEVVVQDYLEAVNPKVEPEGSISFDRVVPLGDGRFAVYGLASGGAIETLRAVRDRDPSWEELTVLSERDGEHRFELDIADSPLLDAIAENDGRVHRAGIEESALTVVIHLPPGASVRTVMESMRSAYAGTEMIAQRRTKRSDRAVADLQRGFDRELTARQRSAVEAAYFAGFFEWPRDSSGEEVAETLGVSAPTFHQHLRAAERKLLAAMFEDDESPETS; encoded by the coding sequence ATGATGGACGAGGACGGACCGCTACAGTTGCTGCTGATCGAGGACAATCCGGGGGACGCGCGCTACATCACGGCGCTGCTTGAGGAGGCCACCGAGCTCTCGGCCCGGCTCGGGACCCGGGAGGCCGACGGCGGACAAGCGATGGCGGCCGGGGAGACGTCGCCGACGATCCACCACGAGACGCGGCTCGCCGACGGGCTCGAACGGCTCGCCGGGACGGACGTCGACGTCGTGCTGCTCGATCTGGATCTGCCCGACAGCGAGGGACTGGAGACGCTCTCTTCGGTCCTCGAGCGGGGGGACGCGCCGGTCGTCGTGCTGACTGGGCTGCGCGACCGGGAACGGGGGATCCGGGCGCTGCGCCGCGGCGCGGACGAGTACCTCGTGAAGGACGAGGTGAACAGCGACGTGCTCATCCGCTCGGTGTACCACGCCATCGAGCGGCACACCCAGCAGCGGGAGCTGAAGCGGTACGAGGTGCTGATCGAGGAGTCCACCGACGTCAACGCCGTCATCGATCCCGACGGCACCATCCAGTACGTGACGCCGTCGGTCGAATCGGTGCTCGGCTACGCGCCCGGGGAACTGATCGGGACCGACGGGCTCGGCTACGTCCATCCGGACGACCGGGAGGGGGCGACGGCCGCGCTCGACCGGGTGGTCGAGACGGACGAGTCCCCCACCGTCGAGTTCCGGTTCGAGCACCGCGACGGCTCGTGGGTCGTCCTCGAGGTCCGGGGGCGCGACCTGCGCGGGGAGTCCGACATCGACGGCATCGTGCTGTACACGAGAGACGTCACCGCGCGGAAGCGCCGCGAGGAACAGCTCGCGACACAGCGCGAGGAGCTCGCGGCGTTGAACCAGCTGAACGCCATCGTGCAGGAGATCACCCACACGGTGATCGAGTCGACGACCCGCGAGGAGCTCGAAACCGCCGTCTGTCAGTCGCTCGCCCGGAGCGACTCGTACTCGTTCGCGTGGATCGGGGAGGTCGACCCCGCCTCCGAGGAGGTGCTCGTGCGCACCGAGGCCGGCGTCGAGGGCTACCTCGACTGCGTCGATATCTCCGTCGACGAGGGCCCCCGCGGCCGGGGACCGACCGGCCGCGCCGTCCGAACCGGCACCATCCAGGTCGCCCGGAACATCCCGGAAAACCCCGACTACGAGCCGTGGCGCGACCACGCCGAGGCCCACGGCGTCGGCTCCTCGGCCGCCATCCCCTTCTCCCACGACGGGACGTTGTACGGCGTCCTGAACGTCTACACGGAGCGCCGACACGCGTTCGGCGACGACGAGCGGGCCGTCATCGGCCAGCTCGGCGAGGTCGTCGGCCACGCCGTCATGGCCATCGAGCGGAAGCAGGCGCTCACGAGCGAGGAGGTCATCGAGGTGGAGGTGGTGGTGCAGGACTACCTCGAGGCAGTGAACCCGAAGGTGGAGCCGGAAGGGTCGATCAGCTTCGACCGCGTGGTCCCGCTGGGCGACGGTCGGTTCGCGGTGTACGGCCTCGCCAGCGGCGGCGCGATCGAGACGCTCCGGGCGGTCCGCGACCGCGACCCCTCGTGGGAGGAGCTCACGGTGCTGAGCGAGCGCGACGGCGAGCACCGCTTCGAGCTCGACATCGCGGACTCCCCGCTTCTCGACGCGATCGCCGAGAACGACGGGCGGGTCCACCGCGCCGGGATCGAGGAGTCGGCGCTCACCGTCGTGATCCACCTCCCGCCCGGCGCGAGCGTCCGGACGGTCATGGAGTCGATGCGGTCGGCGTACGCGGGGACGGAGATGATCGCACAGCGGCGGACGAAACGCTCCGACAGGGCGGTGGCCGACCTGCAGCGGGGGTTCGACCGGGAGCTGACCGCACGCCAGCGGAGCGCGGTCGAAGCGGCCTACTTCGCGGGCTTCTTCGAGTGGCCGCGGGACAGTTCCGGCGAGGAGGTCGCCGAGACGCTCGGTGTCTCCGCGCCCACGTTCCACCAGCACCTCCGGGCGGCCGAACGGAAGCTCCTCGCGGCGATGTTCGAGGACGACGAGTCGCCGGAGACGTCCTAG
- a CDS encoding response regulator: MNASAEGEPIDILLVEDNPGDVRLTREAFDAARINNTMHVVTDGEAALDFLFQRGEYDDSPRPTLVLLDLNLPKLGGLEVLETVKDEPELSCIPIVILTSSAAEEDIVRSYELHTNAYLTKPIGPDEFVEMVRSFEDFWFTLVRLPDDGER; encoded by the coding sequence GTGAACGCATCCGCCGAGGGGGAGCCGATCGACATCCTCCTCGTGGAGGACAACCCCGGCGACGTTCGACTCACGCGGGAGGCGTTCGACGCGGCCCGGATCAACAACACGATGCACGTCGTCACCGACGGCGAGGCCGCCCTCGACTTCCTCTTCCAGCGCGGGGAGTACGACGACTCGCCGCGCCCGACGCTGGTACTTCTCGACCTGAACCTGCCGAAGCTCGGCGGGCTCGAGGTGCTGGAGACGGTCAAGGACGAGCCCGAGCTTTCCTGCATCCCGATCGTGATCCTGACGAGTTCGGCCGCCGAGGAGGACATCGTCCGCAGCTACGAACTGCACACGAACGCCTACCTCACCAAGCCGATCGGGCCCGACGAGTTCGTTGAGATGGTGCGGTCGTTCGAGGACTTCTGGTTCACGCTCGTCCGGCTTCCGGACGACGGGGAGCGATGA
- a CDS encoding PAS domain S-box protein yields the protein MTTPGPTPEITLTDTLAVFTAQERQGTPLTASEVAAELDCTRRTAHRKLEALSERGDLNSKKTGARSRVWWRPPDRSPDDERADGTTTDPEPWRADGTDTASAETTNGRESSVLEQFEDFVDAVSDYAIFALDPDGVVVSWNEGAARIKGYDEEEIVGRHLSVFYTDDDVADDVPAEMLAIARSEGRVEREGWRVRADGSRFFANVTLTAVRDDDGALAGFTKVTRDLTERREYEEALKAERDLLDRTLDASQVGIIITDPDGEAVRINEQAAAVLGLPEGAGREAYTPGERRIYDEDGREMAEGEHPFARVLDGGEPVYDEVFQVERPDGSRRWLSVNAVPLTTEAGEIERVVSTGDDITELKRRTRELETELSEILGRISDAFYALDREWRFTHVNDKAAETLRRSADELRGERIWEAFPEADEGEIRARYERAMETQEPVSFELSYESLDGWFEINAYPSETGLSVYFRDVGERRERKRALEESERRYRALAENFPNGAVVLVDRDLQITLAAGGAFEDRELDPDEMDGMTYREAYGDDLADGAEWAYEAALDGEHARTEVCYDGKEWVVHTAPIRDADGEVVAAMGMSQDITDRKRREEALTQYETVFETIEDGVYVLDPEFRFVEVNDAYAELAGRSRDELVGEPCSITIDDEVSERAGELVDEMVRGERDRATLEGDVVTPAGERVPAECKFTALLSETGENLGSVGVVRDLTDRKAYERSLETRARQQRAVADLGQRALESQSPAELFEDAVETVAEALGTEYAAVLERRAAADELLVRSGVGWRDWVVGEATVDAGVETQAGYTLESPTPVVVEDLATEPRFDGSTLLGDHDVSAGITATIGGHEGPWGVLATHDVDAAEFTAEDASFVRSVANVLTTAIERARYEERLNETVAELRESNERLEQFAYIASHDLQEPLRMISNYLQLLEGRYRDELDDDAREFIDFAVDGAERMKEMIDGLLAYSRVETAAEPFEPVDSEAVVGTVREDLRLRIEETDAELAVGDLPTVVADANQLEQVFRNLVSNALKYRGGEPPRVEIDARRGDGEWVFRVADDGIGIEPEYAERVFEVFRRLHTRDEYPGTGIGLALCEKIVGRHGGRIWVESEPGAGASFFFTVPLRREDDR from the coding sequence ATGACGACGCCGGGACCGACGCCGGAGATCACGCTGACCGACACGCTGGCGGTGTTCACCGCCCAGGAACGCCAGGGAACGCCTCTGACCGCCAGCGAAGTCGCCGCGGAGCTCGACTGCACGCGGCGGACCGCACACCGGAAGCTGGAAGCGTTGAGCGAGCGGGGCGACCTGAACAGCAAGAAGACGGGGGCACGGAGCCGCGTCTGGTGGCGACCGCCGGACCGATCGCCGGACGATGAGCGGGCCGACGGGACGACGACGGACCCGGAGCCGTGGCGGGCCGACGGGACGGACACGGCCTCGGCCGAAACGACGAACGGCAGGGAGTCGTCGGTGCTAGAGCAGTTCGAAGACTTCGTGGACGCGGTGTCCGACTACGCCATCTTCGCGCTCGATCCCGACGGCGTCGTCGTCAGCTGGAACGAGGGCGCGGCGCGAATCAAGGGGTACGACGAGGAGGAAATCGTCGGACGGCACCTTTCGGTCTTCTACACCGACGACGACGTCGCGGACGACGTGCCCGCCGAGATGCTGGCGATCGCCCGCTCGGAGGGGCGCGTCGAGCGCGAGGGGTGGCGGGTACGGGCCGACGGGTCGCGGTTCTTTGCGAACGTCACCCTCACCGCGGTCCGTGACGACGACGGGGCGCTCGCGGGGTTCACGAAGGTGACCCGCGACCTGACCGAGCGGCGCGAGTACGAGGAGGCGTTGAAGGCCGAGCGCGACCTGCTCGACCGGACCCTCGACGCGAGTCAGGTGGGCATCATCATCACCGATCCGGACGGCGAGGCCGTCCGCATCAACGAGCAGGCCGCGGCGGTGCTCGGGCTGCCGGAGGGGGCCGGACGGGAGGCGTACACGCCGGGGGAACGGCGGATCTACGACGAGGACGGTCGGGAGATGGCCGAGGGGGAACACCCGTTCGCGCGGGTGCTCGACGGCGGCGAGCCGGTGTACGACGAGGTGTTCCAGGTCGAACGGCCCGACGGGAGCCGGCGCTGGCTCTCGGTGAACGCCGTCCCGCTCACGACCGAGGCCGGAGAGATCGAGCGGGTCGTCAGCACCGGCGACGACATCACCGAGCTCAAGCGGCGCACGCGGGAACTCGAAACCGAGCTGAGCGAGATCCTGGGTCGGATCTCCGACGCCTTCTACGCGCTCGACCGGGAGTGGCGCTTCACCCACGTCAACGACAAGGCGGCCGAAACCCTCCGGCGCTCGGCCGACGAGCTGCGGGGCGAACGCATCTGGGAGGCGTTTCCGGAGGCCGACGAGGGGGAGATCCGCGCCCGGTACGAGCGGGCGATGGAGACCCAGGAGCCCGTCAGCTTCGAGCTGTCCTACGAGTCGCTCGACGGCTGGTTCGAGATCAACGCCTACCCGTCCGAGACGGGGCTGTCGGTGTACTTCCGGGACGTGGGCGAGCGCCGCGAACGGAAGCGCGCCCTGGAGGAGAGCGAGCGGCGCTACCGGGCGCTCGCCGAGAACTTCCCCAACGGCGCGGTCGTCCTGGTCGATCGGGACCTGCAGATTACGCTGGCGGCGGGCGGGGCGTTCGAGGACCGCGAACTCGACCCCGACGAGATGGACGGGATGACGTACCGGGAGGCGTACGGCGACGACCTGGCCGACGGAGCCGAGTGGGCCTACGAGGCCGCGCTGGACGGCGAGCACGCGCGAACGGAGGTCTGCTACGACGGGAAGGAGTGGGTGGTCCACACGGCACCGATCAGGGACGCCGACGGCGAGGTGGTCGCCGCGATGGGGATGTCCCAGGACATCACCGACCGGAAGCGGCGCGAGGAGGCGCTAACGCAGTACGAGACGGTGTTCGAGACGATCGAGGACGGCGTGTACGTCCTCGACCCCGAGTTCCGGTTCGTGGAGGTGAACGACGCGTACGCGGAGCTGGCCGGGCGCTCCCGGGACGAACTCGTCGGCGAGCCCTGCTCGATCACGATCGACGACGAGGTCTCCGAGCGGGCGGGCGAACTCGTCGACGAGATGGTGCGGGGCGAGCGCGACCGGGCCACCCTGGAGGGCGACGTCGTCACCCCGGCTGGCGAGCGCGTCCCGGCCGAGTGCAAGTTCACGGCCCTGCTGTCGGAGACGGGCGAGAACCTGGGTTCGGTCGGCGTCGTTCGGGACCTCACCGACCGGAAGGCGTACGAGCGGAGCCTCGAAACCCGCGCGCGACAGCAGCGGGCCGTCGCCGACCTGGGCCAGCGCGCCCTGGAGAGCCAGTCCCCTGCGGAGCTGTTCGAGGACGCGGTCGAGACGGTCGCCGAGGCGCTCGGCACGGAGTACGCCGCGGTCCTCGAACGCCGCGCGGCCGCCGACGAACTGCTGGTACGCTCGGGCGTCGGCTGGCGCGACTGGGTCGTCGGCGAGGCGACCGTCGACGCCGGGGTCGAAACTCAGGCGGGGTACACGCTAGAGTCGCCGACGCCGGTCGTCGTCGAGGACCTGGCGACCGAACCCCGGTTCGACGGGTCGACGCTCCTCGGCGACCACGACGTGTCGGCGGGCATCACCGCGACCATCGGCGGGCACGAAGGGCCGTGGGGCGTCCTCGCCACCCACGACGTCGACGCCGCGGAGTTCACCGCCGAGGACGCCAGCTTCGTCCGGAGCGTTGCGAACGTCCTGACGACGGCCATCGAGCGCGCCCGGTACGAGGAGCGGCTGAACGAGACGGTCGCGGAGCTGCGCGAGTCGAACGAGCGGCTCGAACAGTTCGCCTACATCGCCTCCCACGACCTCCAGGAGCCGCTGCGGATGATCTCGAACTACCTCCAGCTGCTGGAGGGGCGCTACCGGGACGAACTCGACGACGACGCCCGCGAGTTCATCGACTTCGCCGTCGACGGCGCCGAGCGCATGAAGGAGATGATCGACGGGCTGCTCGCGTACTCGCGCGTCGAGACGGCCGCCGAGCCGTTCGAACCGGTCGACAGCGAGGCGGTGGTCGGGACCGTCCGCGAGGACCTGCGGCTGCGCATCGAGGAGACCGACGCCGAACTCGCGGTCGGGGACCTGCCGACCGTCGTCGCCGACGCCAACCAGCTCGAACAGGTGTTCCGGAACCTCGTCTCGAATGCGCTGAAGTACCGGGGCGGGGAGCCGCCCCGCGTCGAGATCGACGCACGGCGGGGCGACGGCGAGTGGGTGTTCCGGGTCGCCGACGACGGCATCGGCATCGAGCCCGAGTACGCCGAGCGCGTGTTCGAGGTGTTCAGACGGCTCCACACGCGCGATGAGTACCCCGGGACGGGGATCGGGCTGGCGCTGTGTGAGAAGATCGTCGGGCGGCACGGGGGGCGGATCTGGGTCGAGTCCGAGCCGGGCGCGGGCGCGAGCTTTTTCTTCACCGTCCCCCTTCGGAGGGAAGATGACCGCTGA
- a CDS encoding TetR/AcrR family transcriptional regulator → MADPSNRTTSDQEEEIMRATYRALREHGYAALTIKRIADEYGKSTAAIHYHYDTKDDLLAAFLDFVLDQFVDAIHEVETTDPEQRLDLLLDKLLVDLEDHRELLVAMLEMRSQAPYTGAFGDRFRQNDEYIRYMLETAIDQGIKQGAFADADAEHVARALMTIVDGARTRAVVLEEEDALAAARRTADEYVRAVLAPDR, encoded by the coding sequence ATGGCCGATCCGTCGAACCGGACCACCTCGGACCAGGAGGAGGAGATCATGCGTGCCACCTACCGCGCGCTCCGCGAACACGGGTACGCGGCGCTCACGATCAAACGGATCGCGGACGAGTACGGGAAGTCGACGGCCGCGATCCACTACCACTACGACACGAAGGACGACCTGCTCGCGGCGTTTCTGGACTTCGTCCTCGACCAGTTCGTCGACGCCATCCACGAGGTCGAGACGACCGATCCCGAACAGCGACTGGACCTGCTGCTCGACAAGCTGCTCGTGGACCTCGAGGACCACCGGGAACTGCTGGTCGCGATGCTGGAGATGCGGAGTCAGGCACCCTACACCGGGGCGTTCGGCGACCGGTTCCGCCAGAACGACGAGTACATCCGGTACATGCTGGAGACGGCGATCGACCAGGGGATCAAGCAGGGCGCGTTCGCGGACGCGGACGCCGAACACGTCGCGCGGGCGCTCATGACCATCGTGGACGGGGCCCGGACCCGGGCGGTCGTCCTCGAGGAGGAGGACGCGCTCGCCGCGGCGAGACGCACGGCCGACGAGTACGTGCGGGCCGTCCTCGCGCCCGACCGCTGA
- a CDS encoding TetR/AcrR family transcriptional regulator, whose translation MDDEPATEILRATYRALCTHGYANLTLQDIAAESELSKASIHYHYESKDELFAAFLEYLYERHTDHFESIDGDSAPERLRSLLSLLLTEEGDAPVTEFGTAMLEVKAQAPYDDAIRARLEEFDELLFGHLRDILADGVESGAFDDRVEPVRDAELLTATITGAHTREVAIDHGPDRLYEALTEYERVHLLDEDAPEVTH comes from the coding sequence ATGGACGACGAACCAGCAACCGAGATCTTGCGGGCCACGTACCGTGCCCTCTGTACGCACGGGTACGCGAACCTCACCCTCCAGGACATCGCGGCCGAATCGGAGCTGAGCAAGGCCTCGATCCACTACCACTACGAGAGCAAGGACGAACTGTTCGCGGCGTTCCTCGAGTACCTCTACGAGCGCCACACCGACCACTTCGAATCGATCGACGGCGACTCCGCTCCCGAGCGCCTCCGGTCGCTGTTGTCGCTCCTGTTGACCGAGGAGGGCGACGCGCCGGTGACGGAGTTCGGGACGGCGATGCTCGAGGTGAAAGCACAGGCCCCGTACGACGACGCGATCAGGGCCCGACTCGAGGAGTTCGACGAACTGCTGTTCGGGCATCTCCGTGACATCCTCGCCGACGGCGTCGAGTCGGGCGCGTTCGACGACCGCGTCGAGCCCGTCCGCGATGCCGAACTCCTGACGGCGACGATCACCGGCGCACACACCCGGGAGGTCGCGATCGACCACGGGCCAGACCGGCTGTACGAGGCGCTGACCGAGTACGAGCGGGTGCACCTCCTCGACGAGGACGCACCCGAGGTGACCCACTGA